A single region of the Anaerococcus urinomassiliensis genome encodes:
- a CDS encoding ATP-binding protein: MEIIRNLLHSDLFLIKEFRDDTTKFLENLNLDEDMIFKLRLILDELIVNSYKHGNAKDFDKIIEVIVLIDKDYCMIKVKDEGEGIKYGKDRDLLSNHGRGIQIVNTLSDNLIVKDNMVAAFVHF; the protein is encoded by the coding sequence ATGGAGATTATTAGAAATTTGCTTCATTCTGATCTTTTCCTTATCAAGGAATTTAGGGATGATACAACTAAATTTCTCGAAAATCTAAATCTTGATGAAGATATGATTTTTAAACTTAGGCTTATTTTAGATGAGCTAATAGTAAATTCTTATAAACATGGCAATGCAAAAGATTTTGATAAGATTATAGAAGTCATAGTCCTAATTGATAAAGATTATTGTATGATAAAGGTTAAAGATGAAGGTGAAGGTATAAAATATGGCAAGGATAGAGACCTGCTATCTAATCATGGCAGAGGAATACAGATAGTAAATACTTTATCGGATAATTTGATAGTGAAAGATAACATGGTGGCAGCCTTTGTCCATTTCTAA
- the typA gene encoding translational GTPase TypA gives MRREDVRNVAIIAHVDHGKTTLVDGLLRTAGTFRENQAVNERVMDSNSIEKERGITILSKNTAIHYKDKKINIIDTPGHADFGGEVERVLNMAESVVLVVDSHEGPMPQTKFVLRKSIELGLPAIICINKVDRPDQRIDEVEDEILDLFISLDADESYLESPFVYASAKNGWASLEKGQIKSDMSDLLDTIIDYTPAFEAEEDVPFKVLVSTTDYNDYLGSIAIGKVEQGVIKKNADAIITNYNEEGRKVKSRIVTIYEFDGLNRVEVEEAKFGSIVALSGMEDISIGDTIGTEADHEPIEFTKISEPTLSMTFSVNDSPFAGRDGKYVTSRHIRDRLFKEKETDVSLKVENTDSTESFKVSGRGELHLSVLIENLRREGYEFQVSKPEVMYKEIDGKKNEPIEIATIDVDQEYTGSVIEKLGRRKGELIDMTPTSSGYTRMIFRIPARGLIGYRTEFLTDTKGTGILNSEFEEYAPYKGDIETRQDGSLIASEQGIARAYGLNSAQSRGLLFVEVGDEVYEGLVVGMNPKGLDIDVNVCKQKKLTNTRASGSDDAIMLTPAKKMSVEEMMEFVEDDELIEVTPNNLRIRKRILDSNLRYKSKKNK, from the coding sequence ATGAGAAGAGAAGATGTAAGAAATGTTGCAATCATAGCCCACGTTGACCACGGTAAAACTACCCTTGTCGATGGACTTTTAAGAACTGCAGGAACATTTCGTGAAAATCAAGCAGTAAACGAAAGAGTAATGGATTCAAATTCTATAGAAAAAGAAAGAGGGATTACTATCCTTTCTAAGAACACTGCAATCCATTATAAAGATAAGAAAATAAACATAATCGATACCCCAGGCCACGCTGACTTTGGTGGAGAAGTAGAACGTGTACTAAATATGGCTGAATCTGTAGTCTTAGTTGTAGATAGCCACGAAGGACCTATGCCACAAACTAAGTTTGTTCTTAGAAAATCCATAGAATTGGGTCTTCCAGCAATTATTTGTATAAATAAGGTTGATAGGCCTGACCAAAGAATTGATGAAGTAGAAGATGAAATCCTAGACTTATTTATATCACTTGATGCAGATGAATCATACTTAGAAAGTCCATTTGTATATGCATCAGCAAAAAATGGCTGGGCAAGCCTAGAAAAAGGTCAAATAAAATCAGATATGTCTGATCTTTTGGATACAATAATAGATTACACACCTGCCTTTGAAGCAGAAGAGGATGTGCCATTTAAAGTTCTTGTATCAACAACAGACTACAATGACTACCTTGGTTCAATTGCCATAGGAAAGGTTGAGCAAGGCGTTATCAAGAAAAATGCAGATGCGATAATCACAAACTACAACGAAGAAGGAAGAAAAGTAAAATCAAGAATCGTAACTATATATGAATTTGATGGTCTAAATAGAGTAGAGGTCGAAGAGGCTAAATTTGGATCAATAGTTGCCCTATCTGGTATGGAAGATATCTCAATTGGAGACACTATTGGAACAGAAGCAGACCATGAACCAATCGAGTTTACAAAAATATCCGAACCAACACTTTCTATGACTTTCTCAGTAAATGACTCACCATTTGCTGGTCGTGATGGCAAATATGTTACAAGCAGGCATATAAGAGATAGGTTATTTAAAGAAAAAGAAACAGACGTTTCATTAAAAGTTGAAAATACAGATTCTACAGAAAGTTTCAAGGTGTCAGGTCGTGGAGAGCTTCACCTTTCAGTTCTAATAGAAAATTTAAGACGCGAAGGTTATGAATTCCAAGTTTCAAAACCAGAAGTAATGTATAAAGAAATAGATGGTAAGAAAAATGAACCTATAGAGATTGCTACTATAGATGTCGATCAAGAATACACAGGTTCTGTCATAGAAAAATTGGGACGCAGAAAAGGCGAACTAATTGATATGACACCAACATCTTCTGGCTACACCAGAATGATTTTTAGAATACCTGCAAGGGGCTTAATAGGCTATAGAACAGAGTTTCTTACAGATACCAAGGGTACAGGTATACTTAACTCAGAATTTGAAGAATACGCTCCATACAAGGGAGATATTGAAACTCGCCAAGACGGATCTCTTATAGCTAGCGAGCAAGGTATAGCTCGTGCCTATGGTCTAAATTCTGCCCAATCTAGGGGATTGTTGTTTGTAGAAGTAGGGGATGAGGTTTATGAAGGCCTTGTAGTTGGAATGAACCCAAAGGGTCTAGATATAGATGTCAACGTATGTAAGCAAAAGAAACTAACAAATACCCGTGCGAGTGGTTCTGACGATGCCATCATGCTAACACCAGCAAAAAAAATGAGTGTAGAAGAAATGATGGAATTTGTTGAAGATGATGAATTAATTGAAGTTACGCCAAATAATCTAAGAATTAGAAAGAGAATACTAGATTCAAACTTAAGATACAAATCAAAGAAAAATAAGTAG
- a CDS encoding DUF3488 domain-containing protein, with amino-acid sequence MNKRFEKVLSQTISIIILILFVTTIISMRSPIWIVTYVWAFAFLLAWILMLVFALHILLEKDAFGFSILTAILTAIAFGLLSIPAILVLSRFVPQMPSTISFANQLLNQNSQMILYTSLIVLYIFHLINSLKLKSSMSKNKDLSEESLAYDYEDTSDDNLFDDNLKEENKEITQETNNISSEDLKIGEKIVFESNNDEKIEYNTEKVILVEDLTDEDLINEEGEGNNG; translated from the coding sequence ATGAACAAAAGATTTGAAAAAGTCCTAAGTCAAACAATAAGCATTATAATCCTAATATTATTTGTGACTACAATAATCTCTATGAGATCTCCAATTTGGATAGTCACATATGTATGGGCCTTTGCTTTTTTACTTGCCTGGATTTTGATGCTTGTTTTTGCCCTTCATATACTCTTAGAAAAAGACGCATTTGGTTTTTCTATACTAACGGCCATACTTACTGCCATAGCCTTTGGATTGCTTAGCATACCAGCTATACTTGTTCTATCAAGGTTTGTGCCACAGATGCCATCAACTATAAGCTTTGCTAATCAGTTGCTAAACCAAAACAGTCAAATGATTTTATACACAAGCCTTATAGTTTTGTATATTTTTCACCTAATAAACTCACTAAAACTTAAAAGTTCTATGAGCAAAAATAAAGATTTATCAGAAGAAAGTCTAGCTTATGACTATGAAGATACATCAGATGATAATTTATTTGATGATAATCTTAAGGAAGAAAATAAAGAAATTACCCAAGAAACTAATAATATTTCTAGTGAAGACCTAAAAATTGGTGAAAAAATTGTCTTTGAATCTAACAATGATGAAAAAATAGAGTATAATACTGAAAAAGTGATTCTTGTAGAAGATTTAACAGATGAAGATTTAATCAATGAAGAAGGCGAGGGAAATAATGGTTAA
- the rd gene encoding rubredoxin yields the protein MKYVCTACGYIYDPAEGDVDNGIEAGTEFDQLPEDWVCPVCGVGKDMFEPQE from the coding sequence ATGAAATACGTATGTACAGCATGTGGATACATCTATGATCCAGCTGAAGGCGATGTTGATAACGGTATCGAAGCTGGAACAGAATTTGACCAACTTCCAGAAGATTGGGTTTGCCCAGTTTGTGGAGTAGGCAAAGATATGTTTGAACCACAAGAATAA